In the genome of Terriglobia bacterium, one region contains:
- a CDS encoding response regulator transcription factor — MTLERVPDPAAAGVLPPLRVAIVEDRDDIRLSLSAILDEAPGFRCEAAWSTMEMALREIVRPLPDVVLVDINLPGMDGIEGITRLRERFQNLVLLVLTVFGDDRRIFDALCAGANGYLLKNTSRRRLLESLREAVAGGAPMSPQVARRVIEMFRNVRPPAQADHELTPHELRVVKLLADGHNYKSAAAELGTSTSTVNYHLQQIYRKLQVHSKSEAVAKALRHGWLR; from the coding sequence ATGACCTTGGAGCGCGTGCCCGATCCTGCGGCCGCCGGGGTTCTGCCGCCCCTTCGGGTGGCGATCGTCGAGGATCGTGACGACATCCGTCTGAGCCTCTCGGCGATCCTCGACGAGGCGCCGGGCTTCCGGTGTGAGGCCGCCTGGAGCACGATGGAGATGGCCCTGCGCGAGATCGTGCGGCCGCTGCCCGACGTCGTTCTCGTGGACATCAACCTGCCTGGGATGGACGGAATCGAGGGCATAACGCGGCTGCGCGAGCGCTTCCAGAATCTCGTGCTGCTGGTCCTTACGGTCTTCGGCGACGACCGGAGGATCTTCGACGCGCTCTGCGCCGGCGCCAACGGCTACCTGCTCAAGAACACCTCGCGCAGGAGGCTCCTCGAGAGCCTGCGCGAGGCGGTCGCCGGCGGCGCGCCGATGTCGCCTCAGGTCGCGCGCCGAGTCATCGAGATGTTCCGAAACGTCCGCCCGCCGGCGCAGGCCGACCACGAGCTGACCCCGCATGAGCTGCGCGTGGTGAAGCTCCTGGCCGACGGGCACAACTACAAGAGCGCCGCCGCCGAGCTCGGCACGAGCACCAGCACGGTCAACTACCACCTGCAGCAGATCTACCGGAAGCTCCAGGTCCACAGCAAGTCGGAAGCGGTCGCCAAGGCGCTGCGGCACGGCTGGCTGCGGTAG
- a CDS encoding ATP-binding protein, translating to MPRVAWWRLRYVAAAVLLLPRLTASDAWSLERLQRKFDLEQGLPFSEINSIAQDTRGFLWITAGGGLFRYDGVELRAWARGPERRYIKDVATGPAGEVLVREGPGDSGGLYEVADGEIRAVAGPEPSPWAISGAPVWDGHSNLWVTTGERVWFKPPRGGWREVPPSLLGSERPYELEVSEDGAAIVITEKAIWRADTAPSTARLASIGSVQRVLARADGSLVILAFNRRGSQVSELRDGRVRELFDLRARPIDMVQRGRTLWVAYDSCLVALRPGEPPEILGPAEGVPSGGPLLVDHEGSLWLASFRGLLQYPEPDTVAWLGDHATRRLELGPEGIWVDSWGGLTLLRRQGASWRPEPSPDTGTSAVCVGTDGTMWAGYAGRFLERRGGRFVSHSRPDLTNVESCSPGADGRVWLSTNLGLMLADGSLPFSRPAPRTGPPRIATKDVRANLLEDRSGRLWVTANDEICHADARAVASGRPVGWSCSRAAGAGSITSLVEIASGNLWAATALAGVYRRTSHGWEPIPGSRMLPTPLVRKLRPSPSGGAWIISFGTILRVVDRPGSEEGWEIVERPAPWHGLMISDAEDILEEVSGDLWITTLAGVVHIGAEVRRAVPPVPRVELVDVLLDGKPLAWQGSVALPYRRNRIELRFAALSYRDPSRLRYQVRLRGESSWLDSRRPSFQFVDLPPGRYQAEVRASLDGRRWSAAPASLSFAVLPPFWRSWWFALIVVAVVASGAYALYRYRVAQLLRVERMRTRIALDLHDDVGSSLSQIALQSDLALSRIERGEGDATSALEQISASSRGLVDTMSDVVWAVDPSHDILSDLARRIRSFALESEGAEGLSILLDLPPPEQEVPLDANVRRQVFLIFKETFTNSLRHAAASRIEVRLCVKGDAVELVIADDGHGFSVADAHGVAGAERRGGQGLGSMQGRAASCNGTLVVESAPGRGTTVTLRVPLR from the coding sequence ATGCCCCGGGTTGCTTGGTGGCGGCTTCGGTACGTTGCGGCGGCGGTCCTGCTTCTGCCGCGTCTGACCGCGTCCGATGCCTGGAGCCTGGAGAGGCTTCAACGCAAATTCGACCTCGAACAAGGCCTGCCTTTCTCCGAGATCAACTCGATCGCCCAGGACACCCGCGGATTCCTTTGGATCACCGCCGGCGGTGGACTGTTTCGTTACGATGGCGTCGAGCTGCGGGCCTGGGCGCGAGGGCCCGAGCGACGCTACATCAAGGACGTCGCCACCGGGCCGGCGGGAGAGGTCCTGGTGCGAGAGGGTCCCGGCGACTCCGGTGGGTTGTACGAGGTGGCCGACGGGGAGATCCGAGCCGTGGCGGGACCGGAGCCCTCTCCTTGGGCCATCAGCGGAGCGCCGGTCTGGGACGGACATTCCAACCTCTGGGTAACGACAGGCGAGCGGGTGTGGTTCAAGCCTCCTCGAGGCGGTTGGCGCGAGGTGCCCCCTTCGCTGCTGGGCTCCGAGAGGCCTTACGAACTCGAGGTCTCCGAGGACGGAGCCGCCATCGTGATCACGGAGAAGGCGATCTGGCGCGCGGACACGGCCCCCAGCACCGCCCGCCTCGCCTCGATCGGGAGTGTCCAGAGGGTGCTCGCGCGGGCGGACGGCTCCCTCGTGATCTTGGCGTTCAACCGCAGAGGCAGCCAGGTTTCGGAGCTCAGGGACGGCAGGGTTCGAGAGTTGTTCGACCTCCGAGCTCGCCCGATCGACATGGTCCAGCGGGGGCGCACCCTCTGGGTCGCATACGACTCGTGCCTCGTGGCTCTCCGACCCGGCGAACCGCCCGAGATCCTTGGCCCGGCCGAAGGAGTCCCCAGCGGGGGCCCGCTTCTCGTGGACCACGAGGGGAGCCTGTGGCTCGCCAGTTTCCGGGGACTCCTGCAGTACCCGGAGCCGGACACCGTGGCGTGGCTGGGGGATCACGCCACGCGGCGCTTGGAGCTCGGGCCGGAAGGGATCTGGGTGGACTCTTGGGGCGGCCTGACTCTGCTCCGGCGGCAGGGAGCCTCTTGGCGCCCGGAGCCCTCGCCCGACACGGGCACCAGCGCCGTTTGCGTGGGGACCGACGGCACGATGTGGGCGGGATACGCGGGCCGCTTCCTCGAGCGCCGGGGAGGCCGCTTCGTATCGCATTCTCGTCCGGATCTCACGAACGTCGAGAGCTGCTCTCCGGGTGCGGACGGCAGGGTCTGGCTCTCGACGAATCTCGGCTTGATGTTGGCTGACGGGAGTCTGCCGTTCTCCAGGCCGGCGCCCAGGACCGGACCGCCGCGGATCGCCACGAAGGATGTCCGGGCGAATCTGCTCGAAGACCGCAGTGGACGACTCTGGGTGACGGCGAACGACGAGATCTGTCACGCCGACGCCCGTGCCGTGGCTTCCGGCCGTCCCGTGGGATGGTCGTGCTCGAGGGCCGCGGGAGCGGGCTCGATCACGTCTCTGGTGGAGATCGCTTCGGGGAATCTCTGGGCCGCCACGGCGCTCGCGGGAGTCTATCGCCGCACCTCCCACGGTTGGGAGCCGATACCCGGTTCGCGGATGCTCCCCACACCGCTCGTTCGAAAGCTGCGGCCGTCGCCATCGGGGGGCGCTTGGATCATCAGCTTCGGCACCATCCTCCGCGTCGTCGATCGTCCGGGCTCGGAGGAGGGGTGGGAGATCGTGGAGCGACCCGCTCCATGGCACGGCCTGATGATCAGCGATGCCGAGGACATCCTGGAGGAAGTCTCAGGAGATCTATGGATCACGACTCTGGCCGGTGTCGTGCACATCGGCGCCGAGGTACGCCGCGCGGTGCCGCCCGTGCCGCGCGTGGAGCTGGTCGACGTCCTCCTGGACGGGAAGCCGCTGGCGTGGCAGGGGAGCGTCGCTCTTCCCTACCGCCGCAACAGGATCGAGCTGCGCTTCGCCGCCCTCTCCTACCGTGACCCGTCCCGGCTGCGGTACCAGGTTCGGCTGCGCGGTGAATCGTCCTGGCTGGATTCGCGCCGGCCGTCGTTCCAATTCGTCGACCTGCCGCCCGGGAGATACCAGGCGGAGGTTCGTGCCTCCCTCGACGGGCGCCGGTGGTCGGCGGCACCCGCAAGCCTCTCCTTCGCCGTGCTGCCTCCGTTCTGGAGGTCCTGGTGGTTCGCCTTGATCGTCGTGGCGGTCGTCGCCTCGGGCGCCTATGCTCTGTACCGCTACCGCGTTGCTCAGCTTCTCAGGGTGGAGCGGATGCGCACTCGGATCGCCCTGGACCTGCACGACGACGTCGGGTCGTCGCTCTCGCAGATCGCGCTCCAGAGCGATCTGGCCCTTTCCAGGATCGAGCGCGGAGAAGGGGACGCGACCTCCGCGCTCGAGCAGATCTCGGCGAGCTCGCGCGGTCTCGTCGACACGATGAGCGACGTCGTCTGGGCGGTCGATCCGAGTCACGACATCCTATCGGATCTCGCACGTCGCATTCGATCGTTTGCTCTGGAGTCCGAGGGGGCCGAGGGCCTGTCGATCCTGCTCGATCTTCCGCCGCCGGAACAGGAAGTCCCTCTGGACGCGAACGTGCGGCGACAGGTCTTTCTCATCTTCAAGGAGACCTTCACCAACTCGCTGCGCCACGCGGCCGCTTCGCGAATCGAGGTCCGATTGTGCGTCAAGGGCGACGCGGTGGAGCTCGTGATCGCGGACGACGGTCACGGCTTCTCCGTCGCGGATGCACACGGGGTGGCAGGGGCAGAACGTCGAGGAGGTCAAGGTCTAGGGAGCATGCAAGGCCGCGCGGCGTCCTGCAACGGAACCCTCGTGGTCGAGAGCGCGCCGGGCCGGGGGACGACGGTCACGCTCCGGGTGCCGCTCCGATGA
- a CDS encoding helix-turn-helix transcriptional regulator: MNDNSTGPPPLGQQIRVLRERRGWTLAELARRAGTSGPALHRYENGWDRFEVGTLRRIGAALGARLEIRLLPATRRSATARRPSQNTLAKMLSPLFWERTLRVSDLAEHVGWVLERVLTAGSREQVRAARAFFGDEAVRRAAERRGVDPRTRHYWRLILGGSDRAPESPPR; encoded by the coding sequence ATGAATGATAACAGTACTGGACCCCCGCCCCTCGGCCAACAGATCCGCGTCCTGCGAGAGAGGCGGGGCTGGACTCTGGCCGAGCTGGCCCGGCGAGCGGGCACGAGCGGTCCGGCCCTCCATCGGTACGAGAACGGCTGGGACCGTTTCGAGGTGGGAACCCTGAGGCGGATCGGAGCGGCGCTCGGTGCCCGTCTCGAGATCCGTCTCCTCCCGGCGACCCGGCGATCGGCAACGGCGCGGCGTCCGTCGCAGAACACCCTGGCGAAGATGCTGTCGCCCCTGTTCTGGGAGCGCACTCTGCGAGTTTCCGACCTCGCCGAGCACGTGGGCTGGGTGCTGGAGCGGGTCCTCACCGCGGGTAGCCGAGAGCAGGTCCGAGCGGCGCGAGCCTTCTTCGGCGACGAAGCCGTCCGCCGCGCCGCCGAACGCCGGGGTGTGGATCCTCGTACGCGCCACTACTGGCGCCTCATCCTCGGAGGGAGCGATCGTGCACCCGAAAGTCCTCCGCGCTGA
- a CDS encoding nucleotidyl transferase AbiEii/AbiGii toxin family protein: MHPKVLRADGWTIVRGLVRAGLLRGWALAGGTGLALQLGHRVSEDLDFFRVGPFEVEELAAALARVRPVHVQARSAGTLHVTLAGLRVSFLSAQAPLLFPGTAYRGIVVADPRDIAVMKVIAIGGRGSRKDFVDLFFYLGSGGSLEAVFEMIRRRFVGIDFNEYHLLRSLAFFEDAETEPMPRMLRRVTWASVKKTIVVEVRRLS, from the coding sequence GTGCACCCGAAAGTCCTCCGCGCTGACGGTTGGACGATCGTCCGCGGGCTGGTCCGCGCCGGGCTCCTGCGGGGATGGGCCCTCGCGGGTGGGACCGGGTTGGCCCTTCAACTGGGGCACCGCGTCTCCGAGGATCTCGACTTTTTCCGGGTCGGCCCTTTCGAGGTCGAGGAGCTGGCCGCAGCGCTCGCCCGCGTTCGACCCGTCCACGTACAGGCTCGCTCGGCCGGCACACTTCACGTCACCCTCGCGGGACTGCGAGTGAGTTTCCTTTCCGCACAGGCCCCGCTGCTCTTTCCCGGGACGGCATACCGTGGAATCGTCGTCGCCGATCCGCGCGATATCGCCGTGATGAAGGTGATCGCGATCGGGGGGCGAGGCAGCCGGAAGGACTTCGTGGACCTCTTCTTCTATCTTGGAAGCGGAGGCTCCCTCGAGGCCGTTTTCGAGATGATCCGCCGGCGATTCGTCGGCATCGACTTCAACGAGTACCACCTGCTGCGTTCCCTGGCGTTCTTCGAGGACGCCGAGACCGAGCCCATGCCGCGGATGCTCCGCAGGGTCACGTGGGCCAGCGTCAAGAAGACGATCGTCGTCGAGGTCCGGCGATTGTCGTGA
- a CDS encoding sigma-70 family RNA polymerase sigma factor: MSLTEELSLQTRQSLLTRLRDYEDRESWQTFFDLYWRLLYNVARRAGLDDVDAQDVVQDTVMAVARELPQFRYDRERGSFKQWLFRILRRRVSDHFRKLYRQPAHAGISPEMLEGTGDADAIVMRDGVNLSDAWDQEWERSVLDAAIAQVRAQANPKHFQVFDYCVLKEWPVAKVASTLGMNAAQVYLARHRVSQAVKRAARRIEGERSKGRVV; this comes from the coding sequence ATGAGCTTGACCGAGGAACTGTCCCTACAGACACGACAGTCCCTGTTGACTCGGCTGCGCGACTATGAGGACAGGGAGAGCTGGCAGACATTCTTTGACCTCTACTGGCGCCTGCTCTACAATGTCGCGAGACGCGCCGGCCTCGATGACGTCGACGCGCAGGACGTCGTGCAAGACACCGTAATGGCCGTCGCCAGGGAGCTCCCCCAGTTCCGCTACGATCGAGAACGCGGCTCGTTCAAGCAGTGGCTCTTCAGGATCCTGCGCCGCCGCGTTTCGGATCACTTCCGGAAGCTCTACCGCCAGCCGGCCCACGCGGGCATCAGTCCGGAGATGCTCGAGGGGACGGGTGACGCGGACGCGATCGTGATGCGAGACGGGGTGAACCTGAGCGACGCCTGGGACCAGGAGTGGGAACGTTCCGTCCTGGACGCCGCTATCGCACAGGTGCGCGCTCAGGCGAACCCGAAGCACTTCCAGGTCTTCGATTACTGCGTGCTCAAGGAGTGGCCGGTCGCGAAAGTCGCATCGACCCTGGGGATGAACGCCGCGCAGGTGTATCTCGCGCGGCATCGAGTGTCTCAGGCCGTCAAGCGTGCCGCGCGGCGGATCGAGGGCGAACGGTCGAAGGGCCGCGTCGTGTGA
- a CDS encoding protein kinase has product MNFGMPKDSSAGDAPSPRAADHEILKQIGSGSYGGVWLARSAAGQLRAVKVVSRGCFSSERPYEREFTGIRQFEPISRSHPGVVHILHVGRDDAAGYFYYVMELADAVDGQPAASLAHYEPRTLASELKSRGRLPLIEVLALGVQLASALGHIHRHRLVHRDVKPSNVIFVEGQAKLADIGLVTGADEAKSFVGTEGFIPPEGPGSTQADIFGLGRLLYEAATGKDRCDFPDLPVDLDSWSSSERSGLLELNEILARACAPKASQRHANAAELAGDLNVLLAGRSIRRAYGIEHRSRRATQIIGIAVLTALLALAASWFQQTQRRRAEERAGQEAALRGRAEAAEGRAREELRASLLNQALALTSGGEADRRTRALAALKDAAKIRAGIDLRNAAIAALAGPELRVVRQWRLPATDMLAPRPDRQLRRYMRWNSDHTVSVHSIDDDAELLRLPPAATLADYGAFSPDGSWLAVKYHDNVLRVWSLSSRTQRLVIRDVALFAFTPDSRRLIANRSEGHLQLFDLASGREAARQPIGDLPGALAVHPTEPFFLTSGLRRRGIEIRRVNDGSLARRLDVPEMGLAAAWTADGKSLITAHSDFSVRVWDWPSMDAPRLVFRFHRAEPVFLATDPSGRWLVTVGWDSQAFVVDLRDGRLLLNQAAQAVYAAVDRPVFLLTNGADWRLVELQPSFALEEVPLHERDKGPREAVFSSTGRWLATGAPDGIRILDRMTREVLDVMDDEPALRVAFSADSTRLYAITPDRLRAWKLRTETATNRLRAERIELPGLGDRHFRDSTSAEIFDGGERWLSIWREPRARRPSWVQGRFGSNEIESRGELDPGGNDPRVSPDGRWLAWGNWHGRDVAITRLGSHDPPVVLPIAGSASVAFSPDSRLLAVGGAEEIRFYDVGTMRVVHSILRHPSRPLPPQFAFMRGSSLCAVALRPDEILLVDTKTGAELAMLPASSYMLWGVSFGPDDRFLAATSSDHRVLIWDFVKLRHELRGLGLDW; this is encoded by the coding sequence TTGAACTTCGGCATGCCGAAGGATTCCTCCGCCGGAGACGCGCCTTCCCCGCGCGCGGCCGATCATGAGATTCTGAAGCAAATCGGCAGCGGCAGCTACGGCGGGGTCTGGCTCGCGCGGAGCGCGGCAGGTCAGTTACGTGCGGTGAAGGTCGTCTCGCGCGGCTGCTTCTCGAGCGAACGCCCTTACGAGCGAGAGTTCACCGGTATCCGGCAGTTCGAGCCCATCTCCCGCTCTCACCCCGGCGTCGTCCACATCCTCCACGTCGGGCGCGACGACGCGGCGGGGTACTTCTACTATGTCATGGAGCTCGCCGACGCCGTCGATGGGCAACCGGCGGCCTCGCTCGCACACTACGAACCGCGCACACTCGCTTCCGAATTGAAGTCTCGGGGGCGGTTGCCTCTGATCGAGGTGCTCGCACTCGGCGTCCAGCTCGCCAGCGCGCTGGGCCACATCCATCGCCATCGTCTCGTACATCGCGACGTCAAGCCGTCGAACGTGATCTTCGTCGAGGGACAGGCCAAGCTCGCCGACATCGGATTGGTCACCGGAGCCGACGAGGCCAAGTCGTTCGTCGGAACGGAAGGCTTCATTCCGCCGGAAGGGCCCGGCTCGACGCAGGCCGACATCTTCGGCCTGGGAAGGCTTCTCTACGAGGCGGCGACAGGCAAGGATCGGTGCGATTTCCCGGACCTACCCGTCGACCTCGATTCGTGGTCCAGCTCGGAGCGCAGCGGCCTTCTTGAACTGAACGAGATCCTCGCCCGCGCGTGCGCCCCCAAGGCGTCGCAGCGGCACGCCAACGCCGCCGAGCTCGCAGGGGACCTGAACGTCCTCCTCGCCGGCCGGTCGATCCGTCGCGCCTACGGGATCGAGCACCGTTCGCGGCGTGCGACCCAAATCATCGGGATCGCCGTTCTCACGGCGTTATTGGCTCTTGCAGCTTCCTGGTTTCAGCAGACCCAGCGCCGCCGGGCGGAAGAGCGGGCCGGGCAGGAGGCCGCTCTGCGCGGGCGCGCGGAGGCGGCGGAGGGTCGTGCCCGAGAGGAGCTCCGCGCGTCGCTTCTGAACCAGGCCCTGGCCCTCACGAGCGGCGGCGAGGCGGATCGTCGGACGCGCGCGCTCGCCGCGCTCAAAGACGCCGCCAAGATCCGCGCCGGAATCGATCTGCGGAACGCCGCCATCGCCGCGCTGGCCGGTCCCGAGCTGCGCGTCGTGCGGCAGTGGCGCCTCCCCGCCACCGACATGCTGGCACCACGGCCGGACCGTCAGCTGAGGCGTTACATGAGGTGGAACTCCGACCACACCGTCTCGGTCCATTCGATCGACGACGACGCGGAGCTTCTGCGGCTGCCCCCCGCCGCCACCCTTGCCGACTACGGCGCCTTCAGCCCCGACGGGTCGTGGCTGGCCGTCAAGTACCATGACAACGTGCTGCGTGTCTGGAGCTTGTCCTCCCGCACGCAACGCCTGGTAATCCGCGACGTCGCGTTGTTTGCCTTCACTCCCGATAGCCGGCGTCTGATCGCTAACCGCTCCGAAGGCCACCTCCAACTCTTCGATCTGGCGTCGGGACGCGAGGCCGCCCGTCAACCGATCGGCGACTTGCCAGGCGCCCTCGCCGTCCACCCCACCGAGCCCTTCTTCCTCACGTCCGGCTTACGGCGCAGGGGGATCGAGATCCGCCGCGTGAACGACGGCTCCCTGGCTCGACGGCTGGACGTTCCGGAGATGGGTCTCGCCGCCGCATGGACCGCCGACGGGAAGAGCCTCATCACGGCGCACAGCGATTTCTCGGTCCGTGTCTGGGACTGGCCGTCGATGGACGCCCCGAGGCTGGTCTTCCGATTCCATCGAGCCGAGCCGGTCTTCCTGGCGACAGATCCCTCCGGGCGCTGGCTCGTGACCGTCGGATGGGACAGCCAGGCCTTTGTCGTGGATCTGCGCGACGGTCGTCTGCTTTTGAACCAAGCGGCCCAGGCGGTCTATGCGGCCGTCGACCGCCCCGTCTTCCTCCTGACCAACGGCGCCGACTGGAGACTGGTCGAACTTCAGCCGTCGTTCGCGCTCGAGGAGGTCCCCCTACACGAAAGAGACAAGGGCCCGCGGGAAGCAGTGTTCAGCTCCACGGGGCGTTGGCTTGCCACGGGAGCGCCCGACGGCATCCGGATCCTGGACCGGATGACGCGCGAAGTGCTCGACGTGATGGACGACGAACCGGCGCTGCGCGTCGCTTTCAGCGCGGACTCGACGCGGCTCTATGCGATCACGCCGGACCGGTTGCGTGCCTGGAAGTTGCGGACGGAAACCGCGACGAACCGGCTGCGCGCCGAGCGAATCGAGCTTCCAGGGCTTGGCGATCGCCACTTCCGGGATTCCACCTCGGCGGAGATCTTCGACGGGGGCGAGCGGTGGCTGTCGATCTGGAGAGAGCCACGGGCGCGTCGTCCGTCGTGGGTCCAGGGTCGGTTCGGTTCCAATGAGATCGAGTCGCGAGGAGAGCTCGATCCCGGCGGAAACGACCCACGCGTGAGCCCGGACGGCCGCTGGCTGGCATGGGGGAACTGGCACGGGCGCGACGTCGCGATCACGCGCCTCGGCTCGCACGATCCGCCCGTCGTGCTGCCGATCGCAGGTTCGGCATCGGTCGCGTTCAGTCCGGACAGTCGCCTGCTCGCGGTCGGCGGAGCGGAGGAGATCCGTTTCTACGACGTCGGCACGATGCGTGTCGTCCATTCGATCCTCCGCCATCCGAGCCGGCCACTGCCCCCTCAATTCGCGTTCATGCGCGGCTCGAGCCTCTGCGCGGTCGCTCTGCGTCCCGATGAAATCCTGCTCGTCGATACGAAAACGGGCGCCGAGCTCGCCATGCTGCCGGCCAGCTCCTACATGCTCTGGGGCGTATCCTTCGGCCCCGACGATCGATTCCTTGCCGCCACCAGCTCGGACCATCGCGTCCTGATCTGGGACTTCGTGAAGCTGCGTCACGAACTCCGCGGACTCGGCCTGGACTGGTAG
- a CDS encoding sigma 54-interacting transcriptional regulator → MQRTDDEKIQVAERLPTLQRTSLRDTPPEEAFDRLTRLATTLLRVPVALVSLVDGNRRFFKSCVGLPEPLASLRQTSLTHSFCKQVVASGEPLIVSDIRNSNFKDNPSVFGLGEIAYAGVPLTTTEGHALGSFWVVDTRPRKWTEADIEILRSLASSVMTEIGARRMARELRELSNDLQRLVKERTCQLSHAEERWRVLLQVNNALVTCLDRETLLEAIARALRGVIPYDRMALELDDPIEGGFKVMAVAGPVPSPPIVPISTWPRHGSRSGWIVESGLPVLTPDLREDSRFAEHGPLIREGLLSALSVPLRSKGKVIGTLNVWSQEVGRYDESHSELLLAIADQVVLAIQNLLAYEEVASLEQRLEQENLYRQEECLAEPPFADVVGESAVIRKVLAKIRKVAGTDSTVLVTGETGTGKELVVRAIHGLSMRKDKILVKVNCAALPSGVIESELFGHEKGAFTGALTRRVGRFELANGGTLFLDEVGDLPQELQAKLLRVLQEGEFERVGGTQTLKVNVRLIAATNRDLHSAVGEGRFRADLFYRLNVFPIAIPPLRDRVEDVPRLVRHFVMIYASKMGKSIEKISEQVLGKLMAYPWPGNVRELQNVIERAVILSTRGRIELDDHLAAPVAGARTKAAGTLEEIERDRIQSVLERVGWRVSGEGGAASILGLKRTTLEARMGKLGISRPAGSPRAGILPNGWRVALARNGTPRAARTEQPPCSESFVPDAVRRDGHGTRVAVYSVRDRETNGG, encoded by the coding sequence ATGCAGCGCACGGACGACGAGAAGATCCAAGTCGCGGAACGGCTCCCGACGCTTCAGCGAACCTCCCTGCGGGATACGCCTCCCGAGGAGGCTTTCGATCGTCTGACGCGTCTTGCGACCACCCTCCTGCGTGTGCCCGTCGCGCTCGTGTCCCTGGTCGACGGGAATCGACGGTTCTTCAAGAGCTGTGTCGGTTTGCCGGAACCGCTGGCTTCGCTCAGGCAGACCTCCCTGACGCACTCGTTCTGCAAGCAGGTGGTCGCGTCGGGTGAGCCGCTCATCGTATCGGACATCAGGAATTCGAACTTCAAGGACAATCCGTCGGTCTTCGGGCTCGGGGAGATCGCCTACGCCGGAGTCCCGCTCACCACGACCGAAGGACATGCCCTCGGCTCCTTCTGGGTCGTAGACACCAGACCCCGGAAGTGGACGGAAGCGGACATCGAGATCCTTCGAAGCCTGGCTTCTTCCGTCATGACCGAGATAGGGGCGCGGCGAATGGCCAGGGAGTTGCGAGAGCTCAGCAACGACCTTCAGCGCCTCGTGAAGGAACGAACTTGCCAACTGAGCCATGCCGAGGAGCGCTGGCGAGTTCTGCTGCAGGTGAACAACGCCCTCGTGACCTGCCTCGACCGGGAGACTCTCCTGGAGGCGATCGCCCGCGCGCTTCGCGGTGTGATTCCCTACGATCGCATGGCGCTCGAGCTGGACGACCCCATCGAAGGTGGGTTCAAGGTGATGGCCGTCGCAGGCCCCGTGCCGTCGCCTCCGATCGTTCCCATCTCGACGTGGCCGCGACACGGCAGCCGTTCCGGCTGGATCGTCGAGAGCGGACTTCCCGTGCTGACTCCGGACCTCAGGGAGGATTCACGATTCGCCGAACACGGACCGCTGATCAGGGAGGGGCTTCTCTCCGCACTTTCGGTGCCCCTGAGATCCAAGGGCAAGGTCATCGGCACGCTGAACGTCTGGAGTCAGGAGGTCGGACGGTACGACGAGAGTCACTCCGAGCTTCTGCTTGCGATCGCGGACCAGGTCGTTCTCGCCATCCAGAACCTGCTCGCGTACGAAGAGGTCGCGTCGCTCGAGCAACGGCTCGAGCAGGAGAATCTCTACCGGCAGGAGGAATGCCTGGCCGAGCCTCCGTTCGCGGACGTCGTGGGCGAGTCCGCCGTCATCCGGAAGGTCCTTGCGAAGATCCGGAAGGTCGCGGGGACCGACTCCACGGTGCTCGTGACGGGGGAAACGGGGACGGGAAAGGAGCTCGTCGTCCGTGCGATCCACGGTCTGAGCATGCGGAAGGACAAGATCCTCGTCAAGGTGAACTGCGCCGCCCTACCGAGCGGCGTGATCGAGAGCGAGCTGTTCGGTCACGAGAAAGGCGCCTTCACGGGGGCTCTCACTCGCAGGGTAGGCCGCTTCGAGCTGGCGAACGGTGGCACGCTGTTCCTGGACGAGGTCGGCGACCTTCCGCAGGAGCTCCAGGCGAAGCTCCTGCGAGTTCTCCAGGAGGGCGAGTTCGAGCGTGTCGGAGGAACTCAGACTCTCAAGGTGAACGTCCGCCTGATCGCCGCGACCAACCGGGATCTGCACAGCGCGGTCGGGGAGGGACGTTTCCGCGCGGACCTCTTCTACCGTCTCAACGTCTTCCCGATCGCGATCCCGCCGCTGCGCGATCGGGTGGAGGACGTCCCTCGCCTCGTACGCCACTTCGTCATGATCTACGCCTCGAAGATGGGCAAGTCCATCGAGAAGATCAGCGAGCAGGTCCTGGGCAAACTCATGGCGTATCCCTGGCCCGGGAACGTCCGGGAGCTCCAAAACGTCATCGAACGCGCGGTCATCCTCTCGACGAGAGGCCGAATCGAGCTGGACGACCACCTCGCAGCGCCCGTCGCAGGCGCGCGAACGAAAGCAGCCGGGACCCTCGAGGAGATCGAGCGGGATCGCATCCAGTCGGTTCTCGAGAGGGTGGGCTGGCGCGTCAGTGGCGAGGGAGGGGCCGCGAGTATCCTCGGGCTCAAGCGGACCACGCTCGAGGCGCGAATGGGCAAGCTCGGAATTTCTCGTCCAGCCGGTTCCCCGCGCGCTGGCATTCTGCCAAACGGTTGGCGCGTAGCGCTCGCCCGAAACGGAACGCCTCGAGCGGCACGCACCGAGCAACCTCCTTGTTCTGAATCGTTTGTGCCGGATGCAGTACGCCGTGACGGCCATGGCACGCGCGTTGCGGTGTATTCCGTGCGTGATCGCGAAACGAACGGAGGATGA